The segment AGAACAATCCAATTGTGGGAGTATCTGTTACAGTTATTGGCGAAAACGTTGGAACTGCAACAAGTGCTACCGGAAGTTTCAGCATACAGGTTGCAAAAGGAGCGGTACTGCGTTTCAGTTTTGTGGGTTACGAAACAAGAGAAATAACAGTAAAAGATGCGAACGTTATTAATGTAACCTTGAAACTTCTTCCTGCATCATTGAATGATGTGGTAATAGTTGGTTACGGATCGCAACGCAAAGCGTCGGTAACGGGTGCAGTAACAACAGTAAGTGGAAGAGAAATTCTGCGTTCACCAACTTCAAACGTAACAAACAGTTTGATTGGAAGGCTTACCGGTTTATCTGCTGTGCAACGCAGCGGTCAGCCCGGTAACAATGAAGCCCTCATCAATATTCGTGGTTCTGCAACTTACAATAACAATGCAGCGATAGTTGTGGTCGATGGAGTTGAGCGTGCAGGGTTTGGCGATATTGATCCAAACGAAATTGAAACAGTTACTGTGTTAAAAGATGCTGCATCAACAGCAGTGTTTGGTATTAAAGGTGCAAATGGTGTAATTGTTATTACAACAAAATCAGGCAGAGAAGGTAAACCACGTATCTCTTACAGTGGTAATGTGAGTTTTCAAACATACACAGGTATTCCAAAAGCAATGAGTGCATATGATAACGCATTATTGATCAATGAAGCCAATCGTAATGATGGGTTAACTGAAACGTGGACACAGGATGAACTGCAGAAATTCAAAGATGGTTCTGATCCATTGGGCTATCCTGATGTGAACTGGTTTGATTATTTAACAAGAAAAGTATTTCCGCAAACACAACACAACTTAAGTATCAGCGGTGGTACTAAAGTGATCAAGTATTTTGCATCGATTGGTTATTTGTTTGAAGATGGTATCTTCAAAAAATTCGAATCGCCATTTGGATTTAAAACCACACCTTCTTACAGCCGTTATAATTTCAGAACCAATGTTGACTTTACATTGAGTAAAGATCTGCAGATCGGTGTTCGATTAGGAGGCAAGCTCGGTAGCCGTTACCAACCGGCTGGTTTACGTTCAGGTTCCGGTTCTTTTTCGTATGATAATATTGAAGCGATGATCTCAAGGATTTTACAAACACCTTCGTTCGCCTATCCTGTGATGTTGCCTGATGGACGTATTGCACAAAATCCAAATGTTGGTACAAATATCTGGAATCCTTATGCGGTAATTACACGTTGGGGAACCCGTGAAGATGACAGTAATACATTGGAAAGTACATTTAACTTAAATTATAAACTGGATGCTGTAACCAAGGGCTTGAGTTTTAAAACAGTATTTGGTTATGATTCTTATTTCTCCAGTAATGTAAGAAGAAACGCAGTGTGGGCAGCTTATGTCATTAATCGTCAAACGAAAGAAGTTACATTGTCGCCCGACAGACCACGTGATGAACCATTGAGTGGTTTGATTTCTTCGTATGATGGTTTGATCAGTTCGAACTTACAAACCGGATTTAATTACGACCGCACATTTGGTGAACATGCATTTACCGGGTTGCTGTTAGCTACACGTCAATTGATCAATCAACAGGGTTCAGGTTTGAATGCACCGCCAAGAGCATCACAAGGTTTAGTGGGAAGAATTACCTATAACCTCAGCAAAAAATATTTTGTTGAATTCAATGCAGCATATAACGGATCGGAACAATTTGCAAAAGGAAAGCAGTATGGTTTCTTCCCTGCTGTATCTGCAGGCTGGACATTAAGCAAAGAAAATTTCATGCAGAATGTTTTGTGGGTAACGAATTTGAAAATACGTGGATCGTATGGTATTGTGGGTAACGATAAATTGAATACACGCTTTCTGTTTTTAGATAATTTCTCACAGATTTCCGGTGGCCTATCAACCGATCCCGTTTATTCAAGACCGGGTACAGGTGTGCAGTTTGGTTTGCCAACATCATTGGTGAATTACCAGGTAGTGGTACCTACTTCTTTTGGCAATCCTGATGTTACCTGGGAAAAAGGTACAAAGCGAAATATTGGTCTTGAAGCAAGTTTGTTTAATTCATCATTGTCAATTGTTGTAGATCTGTTTGATGAAAACAGGGTTGATATCTTAACCAATCGTTCTTCCGGCCTTCAAACATACGGGCAAACTTATCCTGCGTTGAATATCGGTCGTGTATATAACAAAGGCTATGAAGTGGAAGTAGACTATCGTAGAAACACACGCAACATCAGTTGGGGCATATCTGCACAAATCTCTTATGCACGTAATAAAATTATCAGCCGAGATGAGCCGCCGGGTCGTCCTGATTATTTGAAACAGGAAGGTAAACCTGTTGGTCAGTTCTTTGGGTTTCTCTCCGA is part of the Lacibacter sediminis genome and harbors:
- a CDS encoding TonB-dependent receptor, which produces MKLTIVFMIAVALQVSATGYGQKINISEQNVPLEKIFKLIKKQSGYGFFYENVLIEKAGKVSVNLKNASITQVLDSCLAGQGLTYEIVDRTIAIKRKDGNSAPIPIPIPQIDITGIVKDAENNPIVGVSVTVIGENVGTATSATGSFSIQVAKGAVLRFSFVGYETREITVKDANVINVTLKLLPASLNDVVIVGYGSQRKASVTGAVTTVSGREILRSPTSNVTNSLIGRLTGLSAVQRSGQPGNNEALINIRGSATYNNNAAIVVVDGVERAGFGDIDPNEIETVTVLKDAASTAVFGIKGANGVIVITTKSGREGKPRISYSGNVSFQTYTGIPKAMSAYDNALLINEANRNDGLTETWTQDELQKFKDGSDPLGYPDVNWFDYLTRKVFPQTQHNLSISGGTKVIKYFASIGYLFEDGIFKKFESPFGFKTTPSYSRYNFRTNVDFTLSKDLQIGVRLGGKLGSRYQPAGLRSGSGSFSYDNIEAMISRILQTPSFAYPVMLPDGRIAQNPNVGTNIWNPYAVITRWGTREDDSNTLESTFNLNYKLDAVTKGLSFKTVFGYDSYFSSNVRRNAVWAAYVINRQTKEVTLSPDRPRDEPLSGLISSYDGLISSNLQTGFNYDRTFGEHAFTGLLLATRQLINQQGSGLNAPPRASQGLVGRITYNLSKKYFVEFNAAYNGSEQFAKGKQYGFFPAVSAGWTLSKENFMQNVLWVTNLKIRGSYGIVGNDKLNTRFLFLDNFSQISGGLSTDPVYSRPGTGVQFGLPTSLVNYQVVVPTSFGNPDVTWEKGTKRNIGLEASLFNSSLSIVVDLFDENRVDILTNRSSGLQTYGQTYPALNIGRVYNKGYEVEVDYRRNTRNISWGISAQISYARNKIISRDEPPGRPDYLKQEGKPVGQFFGFLSDGFYSSLDDIANSPTNTLGKPIPGDLKYKDYNNDGKIDADDVVPIGYSRTPEYIYSFSPSISYKGVSLSILFQGVANVSSDVILSEQNNGQQMYEFQKGRWTADKAAEATWPALHSRGNAYISYRLNDFILQDASYLKIRNIELSWNLPKSWLSAMKIEGLRIYVTGQNLFTWTKYKMYLDPENINLSNTDFSKQSIYPTSRIYNFGVNLQL